A portion of the Drosophila innubila isolate TH190305 chromosome 3L unlocalized genomic scaffold, UK_Dinn_1.0 0_D_3L, whole genome shotgun sequence genome contains these proteins:
- the LOC117787115 gene encoding cubilin homolog yields the protein MCKNIYWIKTTIYCGLLFLLQLPEATASNPSAQALLHGGDDGTLCFEAAKDQNITFRLMGDAATLLLNGMDIVPLLQRRQRAVAAAAQSTDIEREPLSLDALKEQFRGVQRDLSRLSRGLINMHNGTRRGRLTQRLLRRTLQRVQIVGNTLETLEANLRKDECTSNPCKNGGTCLDAYKAFQCNCPAGWQGVTCEDDVNECFDLASTDLAVCMNDAQCINTPGSYRCVCRKGYSGTHCRLHQNACLANQSAELCGSHGTCLTSSNDAGFVCICDQGWTWADTNVSMASPSPCTRDVDECAPDINPCHNECINLPGSFRCGACPPGYTGDGKFCRDLDECADGNNGGCSQRPTVNCINTEGSYRCGRCPVGWTGDGHTCEEAKSNSCNGEKICHPSANCEYISDTIVCSCPAGYFGHGYGSDGCTEDANRKPCDNHPCLNNGTCVLSGRGTSCICQPGYMGALCGETDACHPNPCQNGGTCRLLPGNKFMCVCAAGYSGSTCSNLRSFCGLILRNETGSMQFPSSQDITPTEYQPSERCPFIIATRPGMILNVTFGLFDLESSNECTADFLQIHDGSSLTARLIGRFCGNKLPLGNGTVLTTQEQMFLWFLSNNATQGRGFNLTWTSMPMVCGGELNLKLGQSGVLRSPSYPGKTRPGIDCRWHLEAPFGTRLLLHFYEITLGLANSPTTPPVNCSNGDYLKVLDSDRQLYLACQSAQPEPVYSSSHKLNIHFHTDLFRMDSSFQLHYEVIAGHPSCGGIFTEPRGLIRGHTNDHVCLYLIQQPNGTKIELNFQKLRLLFTGNCRLQQLQVFDGGSEDQPQLRRFCGQPEDSELQPFMSSGNVVLMRYDYALHGFDLPTNFELRYSRVCNANFSGDQGGIITTPNYPNGYYENMDCTFNIIGPLNTKVKINITDLSLSGTEPSLVQPDDDDSTINVGSQLNYLDVSTNNKLRLVFHGTNNPHRARGLRLEYEFIRSGCGGVLTSPNTTVHRFLNYPCQWIIEVPGRKHLVVSMRSFTRLAAEIYIYDNITAGEAKLLRRVQLSNDIRNFKMNEYTDSSLLTINVPTSSMYVIDIRYEPANEVCGGNFTSRYGTIKSPNWPENYGSRENCTWIITVPLGERIELIVHKFTVETTSEECHDDYLEIRNGDHIGAPLIGRYCGYSIPPRIPSFGNALYVHFHSDHVIEEQGFYLNWQMAASGCGGKLTSPVGAIHSPHSMAGNRGALSCDWQISVSLGSTVQMQLQSRDNLCNGLLSIHDGPTTRSPKLSLNCSSGEEPLEKMLTLSSSGNQVLVRYDVGTNSPDGIGFVLDYSTNCWVRLEQLHGTIETPNFPENYPPDIRCTWDIRGGQGSNRIQLAFSHMTMENNDARCDYDYVLLRDYRDNQLISEQRLCDLKDEIISSVGNRLVVKFNSDYTIVAQGFHAEYKRLGCGEEFLNEEGQFETPNAPYSVDLDCHWRIVVPEGKRIRLVFKDLHIETTQRDCSQDSLTVWAGSNSSEALLRSCQVESSIQTLISPTNEINVRFRSSSQRARKYLNVTYDSIAAECGGYLSASNGIIASPSYYQPGLDVYYKDVECVWTIEVLDSYGIKLEYQTFNLTGKCDESELKIFDFGTENVKRQAQYECGADPYDLVFLTKKLQLRFKVKAGSWGKFAMRYKRICGGLRIADEGYLNSRLDSNCYWIIQGAEGSKISLNINQLECPACTAPAGNCTAGLRVLNEDSAVTYYNLCREHPANLMIPSNKARIEAVGIVLSAQYTTIDNSCGGNITSARGTLSSPNYPESYPSNVECDWLITPRAGNAIELNFEAMDIAKSEHCNVDFLEVRADRLGPLLGLYCDNILPAEPIVSTTNIWLKFRTLPGSSGNGFKLRWNYVHDVELINRTSGTIESPPTLTVRGDEQPYSWRIYPPSDSVVVLDFKEYLSGLQLFDGFDDTGLSIDIENSPWQFISSSNVLYLKTVNTDFVSFRLEWKIMKSDKLTKNVTLTEECNKIHIVDKDTAIEVTSPGYPHGYRSRLNCEWTFKPSDVAHHVFVDLYEAQLEDSEQCSFDYLSIQSSSNLASWQEQLRVCNKSADPLDNPLQRVHGTPNLKLKFYTDISMNGTGFRAIVNTKCGSNMTDSVGTIISSSVLPSTTVGESSFCEWHIDVRPNRVIDISIEYNGQPINKNCTHFGIIYDGVDIGAPMLPHGKFCNQLNLNTGSYRTSGPHATIRYFMPALFAKANPPQNNWTLTYREFRDCNTEIRLTHLAPSYVFSTPGYPDSPHAHTDCTWLVVAPLGESIAANFVDAFDLSTRDCDKEFVELYDGSTMLSRRLLQSCRRPDTQRTSANFLLVHYQTELNEPHSGFTLNVSLSQCGGQQPSSGGFITSEHYPAYPKPAACEYTIKTLHSSHYVVNITDLHLPYNANAKADDLDRIEFLDLMDQRRIMLVLYGNMTQLPYTDSLQTSEVAIRFVATSANVNSYRGFKLEYKSELGSCDRSINAASGELNIQKSVVPLRGMRNCVWRIFVPKGQRVRLEFLNLEDLRAPSTVHLPHRVPFGISPRQQFTAYNDIFHMAKIIDFNLNLYNGSGIIESSDNYMGVRIILSPSMAQKTLRARFSSNEPSACPPDIGGQAAGMLSNQELINLPSYYCTIKFVAEPGVTISFNTQYSSYTQIWGYVRFKDDVQGGEQLLLTTGNVTFSVATTSGHLVIYQSELSAQLHFRATYQRYACGGHIKLTEGMTIEIPRLTEHFGILDCMWRLDNSEGYELMINSSFSDSCDNENLVISNVNTEVARFCRGMTQNNNTTLKHKAYHVRYHATQYHSGSSEFQLLATKPDTANGDIVRVGYSPEPAVTVDAKRYKNNMELTWEFRASQFRTLRLKFQNRFFIEMAPNCSNDRLEVLSYQSDIWQPIATFCGRDLPQPLHVHSNRMRLIFRTNGNVTGDGFTFVVLSTCDVKRQATHDLQTILSGRDIARRLRGETVCNYEFTTDTEHQVLVMVKGIHNTKWSQITCQYFAYFEAYRRVEGDTQQEQLINNRLCPIFEASGYGAVHLVHKIADRSIPFEIQYQLIGCGGNHTAPFILRPPLSESGSSYKHGVECLWHVVAPPQHAIFLHFKYFELDTQYQMDELNVYRGSSPREEQRVSRLRGNLSTPFIMIDSNEALIVANLPGYSDENRRGFLASVSFTPNCNERLALSEGNNRMSLVRHFQMNDTNSTEDLHCYFRASAPPGYRLSISLKQLHLNGPHCRNCNSLEVVDGFDMESPSLGTYYANVDNGTKLLSSANDVIIKVSGKKPSQSISFELMLQMEATICGQVEYTLSGNQTVNLRLSSNNTSSNYEGNIHCKWHFISDKSVTIYMHAVQLQDVSQLTRKCNDYLLIKGEYSGPKIYCGQFSNNSLDLTVINGFDVTFHSNGGETTYALDITVGIQKYCNRTHTALDGSIYYYAIENDDLKNCINEIHVPHGFAVAMELEFVQFERGENASYLNITDLGANRTLLNATDNFESSPISILSTSNKIRIAASGVRYIQIYYHSNINTLPTGCGGQLTSLEGYFANPPYESREYSECTWQIAVPAGITLKFNFRSFDMGPSSNCALDNVKIYELLADNSESLRHTFCGHEMPEDFTVNSNRLKVVSKKSPNFVGTGFRVYYNQIYEQM from the exons atgtgtaaaaatatttattggatTAAAACTACAATCTATTGTGgccttttatttttgctgcaaTTGCCGGAAGCCACGGCAAGTAATCCTTCTGCTCAAGCTTTATTACATGGAGGAGATGATGGAACCCTGTGCTTTGAGGCAGCAAAGGATCAGAATATAACATTCCGCCTTATGGGTGATGCGGCCACATTGCTCCTAAACGGCATGGATATCGTACCCTTACTGCAGCGACGTCAACGTGCAGTAGCGGCAGCAGCCCAGTCAACAGATATTGAGAGGGAGCCTCTGTCCCTGGACGCACTCAAGGAACAGTTTCGCGGGGTCCAACGTGATCTTTCTCGTCTGTCCCGTGGGCTAATCAATATGCACAATGGCACTCGTCGAGGTAGATTAACTCAGCGGTTGCTCCGCCGCACTTTACAGCGTGTGCAGATTGTTGGAAATACTCTGGAAACCCTGGAAGCCAACCTGCGCAAGGACGAGTGCACCTCCAATCCCTGCAAGAATGGCGGCACCTGCCTCGACGCCTATAAAGCCTTCCAATGTAACTGTCCCGCTGGCTGGCAA GGCGTTACTTGCGAGGACGATGTGAACGAATGCTTCGACTTGGCCAGCACCGACTTGGCTGTCTGCATGAACGATGCTCAGTGCATTAACACACCCGGCAGCTATCG CTGTGTCTGTCGCAAGGGCTACTCGGGCACCCACTGTCGACTGCATCAGAACGCCTGCCTGGCCAATCAGTCTGCGGAGTTGTGCGGCAGCCACGGCACCTGTCTGACCTCCAGCAATGACGCAGGCTTTGTGTGCATCTGTGATCAGGGCTGGACGTGGGCGGATACCAATGTGAGCATGGCAAGTCCCAGTCCCTGCACCCGTGACGTCGACGAATGTGCTCCAGATATAAATCCCTGTCACAATGAGTGCATCAATCTGCCAGGCAGCTTCCGTTGTGGCGCCTGTCCGCCGGGCTATACAG GTGATGGGAAGTTCTGTCGCGACCTTGATGAATGCGCCGATGGAAACAACGGAGGCTGCAGTCAACGACCGACGGTGAACTGCATCAACACGGAGGGATCCTATCGCTGTGGACGCTGCCCGGTTGGCTGGACAGGAGATGGACACACCTGCGAGGAGGCCAAGTCGAATTCGTGTAATGGTGAAAAGATTTGTCATCCCAGTGCCAACTGTGAGTACATCTCTGACACGATCGTCTGCAGCTGTCCGGCTGGATACTTTGGACATGGCTATGGCAGCGATGGTTGCACCGAGGATGCCAACCGGAAACCCTGCGATAATCATCCTTGTTTGAACAATGGAACCTGTGTGCTCAGCGGTCGTGGCACCAGTTGCATCTGTCAGCCTGGTTATATGGGTGCACTGTGCGGTGAGACGGACGCCTGTCATCCGAATCCTTGCCAGAATGGTGGCACCTGTCGCCTGCTACCCGGTAATAAGTTCATGTGCGTCTGTGCCGCCGGCTACTCGGGCAGCACTTGCTCCAATCTGCGCAGCTTCTGTGGGCTGATCCTTCGCAACGAGACGGGCAGCATGCAGTTCCCGTCCAGCCAGGATATCACTCCAACGGAGTATCAGCCGAGTGAGCGTTGTCCCTTCATCATCGCCACACGGCCGGGCATGATCTTGAACGTGACCTTTGGCCTTTTCGATCTGGAGTCCAGCAACGAGTGCACTGCGGACTTCCTTCAGATACATGATGGTAGCTCCCTTACCGCCCGACTCATTGGGCGCTTCTGTGGCAACAAGCTGCCGCTGGGCAATGGCACCGTGCTGACCACCCAGGAGCAGATGTTCCTTTGGTTCCTTTCGAACAATGCTACGCAGGGTCGAGGCTTTAATCTCACTTGGACCTCGATGCCAATGGTGTGCGGCGGAGAACTGAACCTGAAATTGGGTCAAAGCGGAGTTCTACGTTCACCCAGCTATCCTGGAAAGACGCGACCCGGCATCGATTGTCGTTGGCATTTGGAGGCTCCGTTTGGCACCCGTCTGCTTTTGCACTTCTACGAGATTACCCTTGGCCTGGCTAACAGTCCTACGACCCCACCGGTGAACTGCAGCAATGGTGATTATCTGAAGGTACTAGATTCGGATCGACAGCTGTACTTGGCCTGCCAGTCGGCACAGCCGGAGCCAGTGTACAGCTCATcacataaattgaatatacacTTCCACACGGATCTCTTCCGCATGGACAGCTCGTTCCAGCTGCATTACGAGGTCATAGCGGGTCATCCCAGCTGTGGTGGCATTTTCACTGAACCCCGAGGACTCATCCGTGGCCACACAAATGACCATGTCTGTTTATATCTCATACAACAGCCAAATGGCACAAAAATAGAGCTGAATTTCCAAAAACTCCGACTCTTATTCACCGGAAATTGCAGGCTACAGCAACTGCAGGTCTTTGATGGAGGCAGTGAGGATCAACCTCAGCTGCGACGTTTCTGTGGACAACCGGAAGATAGCGAACTTCAGCCTTTCATGTCCAGCGGCAATGTCGTCCTCATGCGCTATGATTATGCATTACACGGCTTTGATCTTCCTACAAACTTTGAGCTACGTTATAGTCGAG TTTGCAACGCCAATTTCAGCGGTGATCAAGGCGGCATTATCACAACTCCAAACTATCCGAATGGTTACTACGAGAACATGGACTGCACCTTCAATATAATCGGACCATTGAACACAAAAGTGAAGATTAATATAACTGACCTTTCGCTTAGCGGAACGGAGCCTTCACTTGTTCAACCGGATGATGATGACTCAACCATCAATGTTGGATCTCAACTTAACTATTTAGAC GTCTCGACAAACAACAAGTTACGCCTGGTCTTTCATGGCACCAACAATCCCCATCGAGCACGTGGTCTCCGTTTGGAGTACGAATTCATCCGAAGTGGTTGCGGAGGTGTATTGACTTCTCCAAACACGACCGTACATCGGTTTCTTAATTACCCTTGTCAGTGGATCATTGAGGTGCCAGGAAGAAAGCATTTGGTAGTCTCAATGAGGAGTTTCACCAGATTAGCTGcagaaatatatatctatgatAACATCACCGCTGGGGAGGCTAAACTTCTTAGGCGAGTCCAATTGAGCAATGACATCCgtaatttcaaaatgaatgaatataCGGATTCGAGTCTCTTAACCATAAATGTGCCCACAAGTTCAATGTATGTTATAGATATTCGATATGAGCCAGCCAATGAAG TATGCGGTGGCAATTTTACATCTCGTTACGGAACCATCAAAAGTCCCAATTGGCCCGAGAACTATGGTTCAAGGGAGAATTGCACTTGGATCATTACGGTTCCGTTGGGAGAGCGCATCGAGCTAATCGTTCACAAGTTCACAGTTGAAACCACATCGGAGGAGTGCCACGATGACTATCTGGAAATAAG AAATGGAGACCATATAGGTGCACCTCTAATTGGACGGTACTGTGGCTATAGTATACCACCGCGAATACCATCCTTCGGCAATGCGCTCTATGTGCACTTCCATTCGGATCATGTGATAGAGGAGCAAGGATTCTATCTCAACTGGCAGATGGCGGCCAGTGGATGCGGTGGCAAGTTGACATCGCCAGTGGGTGCCATTCACTCTCCTCACAGCATGGCAGGTAATCGTGGTGCGTTGTCCTGTGACTGGCAGATCAGCGTGTCGTTGGGTTCGACGGTTCAGATGCAGCTGCAGAGTCGGGACAATCTGTGCAATGGGCTGCTAAGCATCCACGATGGACCCACAACACGTAGTCCGAAGCTGTCGCTGAACTGCAGCAGCGGTGAAGAACCGCTGGAAAAGATGTTAACGCTTTCGTCCAGTGGGAATCAAGTGCTGGTCCGCTATGATGTCGGCACAAATTCACCCGATGGGATTGGCTTTGTGCTCGACTACTCGACAAACTGTTGGGTGCGGTTGGAGCAGTTGCATGGCACTATCGAAACTCCCAACTTTCCGGAAAACTATCCGCCCGACATCAGATGCACGTGGGATATTCGAGGTGGTCAGGGAAGCAATCGCATTCAATTGGCCTTCTCACACATGACCATGGAGAATAATGATGCCAGGTGTGACTACGACTATGTCCTGCTGCGAGACTACCGGGATAATCAGTTAATCAGCGAGCAACGTCTGTGCGACCTCAAGGATGAGATCATCAGCAGTGTGGGAAATCGTCTGGTGGTGAAATTTAACAGTGACTACACCATAGTAGCTCAAGGATTCCATGCGGAATACAAACGCCTGGGATGCGGTGAAGAGTTTCTAAATGAAGAAGGTCAATTTGAGACACCCAATGCTCCATACAGTGTGGATCTGGACTGCCATTGGCGGATTGTTGTGCCCGAGGGTAAAAGAATCCGTCTGGTGTTCAAGGATCTACACATCGAGACGACACAACGCGATTGCAGCCAGGATTCGCTTACCGTTTGGGCTGGATCCAATTCATCTGAGGCTTTGCTGCGTAGCTGCCAAGTGGAGTCCTCCATCCAAACCCTTATATCGCCAACTAACGAAATTAATGTCCGTTTTCGAAGTAGCTCCCAACGTGCCCGCAAATACTTGAACGTCACCTATGATTCAATTGCAGCTGAATGTGGAGGGTATTTAAGTGCTAGTAACGGGATTATAGCATCTCCCAGCTACTATCAGCCAGGCCTGGATGTCTACTATAAGGATGTGGAGTGCGTGTGGACCATAGAG GTATTGGACTCATATGGCATCAAGCTGGAGTACCAGACGTTCAACTTGACCGGCAAATGCGACGAGTCTGAACTTAAGATCTTTGACTTCGGCACCGAAAATGTCAAAAGGCAGGCTCAATATGAATGCGGAGCAGATCCCTACGATTTAGTTTTCTTAACAAAGAAACTCCAGTTGCGTTTTAAGGTGAAGGCGGGATCCTGGGGTAAGTTTGCCATGCGTTATAAACGGATTTGCGGAGGATTGCGGATAGCGGATGAAGGTTATCTTAACTCGCGACTGGATTCAAATTGTTATTGGATCATCCAAGGAGCGGAGGGCAGCAAGATCAGTCTTAATATAAATCAACTGGAATGTCCGGCCTGTACAGCTCCTGCTGGCAACTGTACGGCAGGATTGCGTGTGTTAAATGAAGACAGTGCAGTGACCTATTACAATCTGTGCCGAGAGCATCCGGCCAATTTGATGATCCCCAGCAACAAGGCACGCATTGAGGCAGTGGGAATTGTGCTTTCAGCGCAGTACACTACCATCGATAATTCCTGTGGTGGAAATATTACCTCTGCACGTGGCACACTCAGCTCTCCGAACTATCCGGAATCCTATCCCTCGAATGTGGAATGCGATTGGTTAATCACACCTCGTGCCGGCAATGCTATCGAGCTAAACTTTGAGGCAATGGACATTGCCAAGTCGGAACACTGCAATGTGGACTTCCTGGAGGTGCGGGCCGACCGTCTGGGCCCCTTGTTGGGCCTCTACTGCGACAATATCCTGCCCGCTGAGCCAATTGTTTCCACTACCAACATCTGGCTTAAATTTCGCACTCTGCCGGGCAGTAGCGGTAATGGCTTCAAGTTGCGCTGGAACTATG TTCACGATGTCGAACTGATAAACCGCACAAGTGGTACTATCGAATCGCCACCCACGCTGACGGTTCGTGGTGATGAGCAGCCCTACAGCTGGAGAATCTATCCCCCAAGTGACTCAGTTGTTGTTCTGGACTTTAAGGAGTACCTCTCAGGCTTACAG CTGTTTGATGGCTTTGATGATACCGGCTTAAGCATCGACATTGAGAACTCGCCCTGGCAGTTCATCTCAAGCAGTAACGTGCTTTATTTGAAAACTGTAAATACCGATTTCGTTTCATTTCGGCTTGAGTGGAAAATAATGAAGTCTGATAAGCTGACTAAAAATGTGACGCTAACTGAAGAGTGTAATAAGATTCATATCGTGGACAAGGACACAGCAATTGAGGTTACATCTCCAGGTTACCCGCATGGCTATAGGTCACGACTGAACTGCGAGTGGACATTTAAGCCTTCGGATGTAGCACATCACGTCTTTGTGGATCTGTATGAAGCTCAGCTAGAGGATTCGGAACAGTGTTCATTTGACTATCTAAGCATACAGAGCTCTAGCAATCTGGCTAGCTGGCAAGAGCAGTTGCGAGTCTGCAATAAGAGCGCCGATCCATTGGACAATCCCTTGCAACGTGTGCATGGCACCCCGAATCTCAAGCTGAAGTTTTATACTGACATATCGATGAATGGGACTGGCTTTCGAGCAATCGTTAACACAAAGTGTGGCTCCAATATGACGGATTCTGTGGGCACCATCATAAGCTCTAGTGTGCTGCCATCCACGACAGTGGGAGAAAGCAGCTTCTGCGAGTGGCACATTGATGTGAGACCCAATAGAGTCATCGATATTAGTATTGAATACAATGGACAGCccatcaataaaaattgtacacATTTCGGTATCATCTACGATGGTGTAGACATCGGAGCACCGATGTTGCCTCACGGCAAATTCTGTAATcagttgaatttaaatacaggTTCATATCGGACAAGTGGACCTCATGCTACCATTAGATACTTCATGCCGGCTCTCTTTGCGAAAGCTAATCCTCCCCAAAACAATTGGACACTGACGTACCGCGAGTTTAGGGATTGCAATACCGAGATACGCCTCACCCATCTAGCGCCCAGCTATGTCTTTAGCACACCCGGCTATCCCGATTCCCCCCATGCACACACTGACTGCACCTGGCTGGTAGTAGCGCCCTTGGGAGAATCCATTGCTGCCAACTTTGTAGATGCATTTGACCTGAGCACTCGCGATTGTGATAAGGAGTTCGTTGAGCTGTACGATGGCTCCACAATGCTGTCTCGACGTCTGTTACAATCATGTCGCAGGCCGGATACCCAACGCACCTCGGCAAACTTTCTGCTCGTGCACTACCAAACGGAACTTAATGAGCCGCATTCGGGATTCACGCTGAATGTATCGCTTAGCCAGTGTGGCGGACAGCAACCAAGCAGCGGCGGCTTCATCACCTCCGAGCACTATCCGGCCTATCCCAAGCCAGCTGCTTGCGAGTACACCATAAAAACGTTACATTCCTCACACTATGTAGTAAACATAACCGATCTTCATTTGCCCTATAATGCGAATGCTAAAGCGGATGATCTAGATCGCATTGAGTTTTTGGATCTGATGGATCAGCGTCGCATCATGTTGGTTCTATATGGTAACATGACTCAGCTGCCATATACGGATTCACTCCAAACCAGTGAAGTTGCCATACGATTCGTTGCAACGAGCGCAAATGTTAACAGCTATCGAGGATTTAAGCTTGAGTACAAATCGGAGCTGGGTTCTTGCGATCGGAGTATCAATGCTGCTTCTGGAGAGCTGAATATACAAAAATCTGTTGTGCCCCTGAGGGGGATGAGAAATTGTGTATGGCGTATTTTTGTGCCCAAGGGTCAACGCGTCCGTCTCGAGTTCCTTAACCTGGAAGACTTGCGGGCGCCTTCTACGGTTCACCTACCTCACAGAGTCCCATTCGGAATCTCACCGCGGCAACAGTTTACCGCCTACAATGATATTTTCCACATGGCAAAGATAatcgattttaatttgaacttaTATAATGGCAGCGGAATAATTGAGTCAAGCGATAACTATATGGGTGTACGTATCATACTATCGCCTAGCATGGCACAGAAAACGCTCCGAGCACGGTTTAGCTCCAATGAACCGTCAGCTTGTCCGCCGGACATTGGAGGCCAGGCAGCTGGCATGCTGTCCAACCAGGAACTTATTAATCTGCCCAGCTATTACTGCACCATTAAATTTGTGGCTGAACCAGGCGTAACCATTAGCTTTAATACTCAGTATTCAAGTTACACACAGATCTGGGGCTATGTTCGGTTCAAGGACGATGTGCAAGGAGGGGAGCAACTGTTGCTTACAACTGGCAATGTGACGTTCTCGGTGGCTACTACATCTGGACACCTTGTGATCTACCAGAGCGAACTGTCCGCCCAGCTTCACTTCCGGGCCACTTATCAACGGTATGCGTGCGGTGGACACATCAAACTGACGGAGGGAATGACAATTGAGATACCTCGTTTGACAGAGCACTTTGGCATATTAGACTGCATGTGGAGGTTGGATAACAGCGAAGGCTACGAGCTGATGATCAATTCAAGCTTCAGCGATAGTTGCGATAATGAAAATCTGGTCATTTCCAATGTGAACACTGAGGTGGCACGGTTCTGTCGTGGAATGACCCAGAACAACAATACAACTCTGAAACATAAAGCTTACCACGTGCGCTACCATGCAACCCAGTATCACTCGGGTAGCAGTGAATTCCAGTTGCTGGCCACCAAACCAGATACCGCCAATGGCGACATTGTAAGGGTTGGGTACTCTCCCGAGCCGGCAGTGACCGTCGATGCGAAGAGGTATAAGAACAACATGGAGCTCACCTGGGAGTTCCGAGCAAGTCAATTCAGGACACTGCGATTGAAGTTCCAGAATAGATTCTTCATTGAGATGGCGCCCAACTGTAGCAATGATCGGCTCGAGGTGTTATCCTATCAGTCGGATATCTGGCAACCGATTGCCACCTTCTGCGGAAGGGACTTACCACAGCCGTTGCACGTTCATTCAAATCGAATGCGCCTTATATTCCGCACCAATGGCAACGTCACAGGCGATGGCTTTACATTTGTGGTCCTTTCCACTTGCGATGTCAAGCGCCAGGCCACCCACGATCTGCAAACTATACTCAGCGGTCGCGACATTGCAAGAAGACTCAGGGGGGAAACTGTCTGCAACTATGAGTTCACCACGGACACGGAGCATCAGGTGCTGGTCATGGTCAAAGGTATACATAACACAAAATGGTCCCAGATTACCTGTCAATACTTTGCATACTTTGAGGCCTATCGCAGGGTCGAAGGTGATACTCAGCAGGAGCAGTTGATCAATAACAGACTCTGTCCCATATTTGAGGCAAGCGGATATGGAGCTGTCCATCTGGTCCATAAGATCGCTGATCGGTCGATACCCTTCGAGATCCAGTATCAGTTAATTGGTTGTGGTGGTAATCACACTGCCCCGTTTATTCTACGTCCTCCACTGAGCGAATCTGGTAGCTCCTATAAGCATGGTGTTGAATGTTTATGGCATGTGGTGGCACCACCACAACATGCTATATTCCTGCACTTCAAGTACTTCGAACTAGATACTCAATATCAGATGGACGAACTGAACGTTTATCGTGGTAGCAGCCCGAGGGAGGAGCAACGTGTTAGCCGACTCCGAGGCAACTTATCGACACCATTCATCATGATTGACAGCAATGAGGCGCTTATTGTGGCCAACCTGCCAGGCTATTCAGATGAAAATAGACGTGGTTTCCTGGCCTCTGTTAGCTTTACGCCCAACTGCAATGAGCGTCTGGCGTTGAGTGAGGGCAACAACCGGATGAGCCTGGTACGGCACTTCCAGATGAATGACACCAACAGCACTGAGGATCTACACTGTTACTTCCGAGCCAGTGCACCGCCGGGTTACCGCCTATCTATTTCGCTGAAGCAACTGCATCTGAACGGGCCACATTGCAGAAACTGTAACTCATTGGAAGTGGTCGATGGCTTCGATATGGAAAGTCCCAGTTTAGGCACCTACTATGCTAATGTGGACAACGGCACAAAGCTCCTAAGCTCAGCAAATGATGTGATTATCAAGGTCAGCGGAAAGAAACCTTCGCAGTCAATTAGCTTTGAGTTGATGCTACAAATGGAGGCTACGATCTGTGGTCAGGTAGAGTATACGCTGAGTGGAAATCAG ACCGTCAATCTTCGACTGAGCTCCAACAACACCTCCAGCAACTACGAAGGCAATATCCACTGTAAATGGCACTTCATCTCGGATAAGTCGGTGACCATCTATATGCATGCCGTGCAACTTCAGGATGTCTCCCAGTTGACTCGAAAATGCAACGACTACCTGCTCATCAAGGGGGAATAT AGTGGTCCCAAAATATATTGCGGACAATTCAGCAATAACTCCTTAGACCTAACGGTGATCAATGGCTTTGATGTAACATTCCACAGCAATGGAGGAGAAACAACCTATGCATTGGACATAACAGTTGGAATACAAAAAT attgtAACCGCACCCACACCGCTCTAGATGGTAGCATCTATTATTATGCCATCGAAAATGACGATCTTAAAAACTGCATCAATGAGATACATGTGCCACACGGTTTCGCGGTGGCAATGGAACTGGAGTTTGTACAGTTTGAGCGAGGTGAAAATGCATCTTATTTGAAT ATTACGGATCTGGGAGCAAACCGCACGCTCCTTAATGCAACAGATAATTTTGAAAGCTCGCCTATTTCCATTTTGAGCacttcaaataaaatacgCATTGCGGCATCTGGAGTgagatatatacaaatatactatCATTCCAATATCAATACACTGCCCACTGGCTGTGGAGGGCAGCTCACAAGTCTGGAGGGTTACTTTGCTAATCCACCCTACGAAAGTCGTGAATATTCGGAATGCACCTGGCAAATCGCTGTTCCAGCGGGCATCACACTGAAATTCAACTTCAGAA GCTTTGATATGGGTCCCAGCTCCAACTGCGCGCTCGATAACGTGAAGATTTATGAACTTCTTGCCGACAACAGCGAAAGTCTTCGCCATACCTTCTGTGGACATGAGATGCCCGAGGATTTCACAGTGAACAGTAATCGGCTGAAGGTCGTCTCCAAGAAATCGCCCAACTTTGTTGGAACTGGCTTTCGAGTATATTATAATCAAATCTATGAACAAATGTAG